A genome region from Deinococcus sp. HSC-46F16 includes the following:
- the folK gene encoding 2-amino-4-hydroxy-6-hydroxymethyldihydropteridine diphosphokinase, producing MTAAYVALGANLGDPLVTLRWAREALARLGTVTGVSALYRTAPVGGPTGQPDYLNAVLRLETELRPPGLLAGLHGLEAEAGRERRERWEARTLDLDLLLYGEEVWETPGLTLPHPRAWDRAFVLAPLADLAPERAHPVTGERVETALERVGRAGVTWVAADW from the coding sequence ATGACGGCGGCGTATGTGGCGCTGGGGGCGAACTTAGGGGACCCGCTGGTGACCCTGCGCTGGGCCAGAGAGGCCCTCGCGCGGTTGGGCACCGTGACCGGGGTGAGTGCCCTCTACCGCACGGCCCCGGTGGGAGGGCCGACTGGGCAACCCGACTACCTCAATGCCGTGCTGCGGCTGGAGACCGAACTGCGGCCCCCTGGCCTCCTCGCCGGGCTGCACGGGCTGGAGGCAGAGGCGGGCCGCGAGCGCCGCGAACGCTGGGAGGCCCGCACCCTCGACCTCGACCTGCTGCTGTATGGGGAGGAGGTGTGGGAGACGCCGGGACTCACGCTGCCGCACCCCCGCGCCTGGGACCGGGCCTTCGTGCTCGCGCCGCTGGCGGACCTCGCGCCGGAGCGGGCGCATCCGGTGACCGGGGAGCGGGTGGAGACGGCCCTGGAGCGGGTTGGCCGGGCGGGCGTCACGTGGGTGGCGGCCGACTGGTAG
- the folB gene encoding dihydroneopterin aldolase, producing the protein MSRVVLEGLEFHARHGVFESEAALGARFVVDAELHWAFAGIPDDLAAAVNYAAVYASIREEVTGERHLLIEVLADRIARRLLREHGRLEAVTVRVHKPFAPLPGVFRDVYAELTLRPGE; encoded by the coding sequence ATGAGCCGCGTGGTGCTGGAGGGACTGGAGTTTCACGCCCGGCACGGCGTCTTCGAGTCGGAGGCGGCGCTGGGTGCCCGCTTCGTGGTGGACGCCGAATTGCACTGGGCCTTTGCGGGCATTCCCGACGACCTCGCGGCGGCCGTGAACTACGCTGCCGTCTACGCCTCCATCCGCGAGGAGGTCACGGGTGAGCGGCACCTCTTGATCGAGGTGCTGGCCGACCGCATCGCCCGGCGGCTGCTGCGCGAGCATGGGCGGCTGGAAGCGGTCACCGTGCGGGTCCACAAGCCCTTCGCGCCCCTCCCCGGCGTGTTCCGCGACGTGTACGCCGAGCTGACCCTGCGGCCCGGCGAATGA
- the folP gene encoding dihydropteroate synthase, translating into MSSPWPQRQHRLTFGFPVPGGVRTPDGWEVVWTGCAVMGILNVTPDSFSDGGRHAGLEAALAHARTMRAAGAFMIDVGGESTRPGADPVPADVEVDRLRPVLRALAGGGVLLSVDTLKPEVARAALEAGAHLVNDVSGLRNPGMVAVCAEAGAAACVMHMQGEPRTMQHAPHYGDVVAEVHRYLRTQAARVRAAGVPSVLLDPGLGFGKTVEHNLALLRALPDLTGGEWPVLVGASRKGMIGRLGDVPVASERDPGSLALHLHAARQGAAMVRVHAVAEHVQALRVQAALDTPRQETGPLQSPA; encoded by the coding sequence GTGAGTAGCCCCTGGCCGCAGCGGCAGCACCGCCTGACCTTCGGCTTCCCGGTGCCGGGCGGCGTCCGCACCCCGGACGGCTGGGAGGTGGTCTGGACGGGATGCGCGGTCATGGGCATCCTCAACGTCACGCCCGACAGCTTCAGCGACGGGGGGCGCCACGCGGGGCTGGAGGCGGCGCTGGCCCATGCCCGCACGATGCGGGCCGCTGGAGCCTTCATGATCGACGTGGGGGGCGAGAGCACCCGGCCCGGCGCCGACCCGGTGCCCGCCGACGTGGAGGTCGACCGGCTGCGCCCGGTGCTGCGGGCGCTGGCGGGGGGGGGCGTGCTCCTCAGCGTGGACACCCTCAAGCCCGAGGTCGCGCGGGCAGCGCTGGAGGCGGGGGCGCACCTCGTCAACGACGTGTCGGGCCTGCGCAACCCCGGGATGGTGGCCGTGTGCGCGGAGGCGGGCGCTGCCGCCTGCGTGATGCACATGCAGGGCGAGCCGCGCACCATGCAGCACGCGCCGCACTACGGCGACGTGGTGGCCGAGGTTCACAGGTACCTGCGGACCCAGGCCGCGCGGGTGCGGGCGGCGGGGGTGCCCTCCGTGCTGCTCGACCCCGGCCTGGGCTTCGGGAAAACGGTCGAGCACAACCTTGCGCTGCTGCGGGCGCTGCCGGACCTGACGGGCGGCGAGTGGCCGGTGCTGGTGGGCGCCAGCCGCAAGGGGATGATCGGGCGCCTCGGGGACGTGCCCGTGGCCTCGGAGCGGGACCCCGGCAGCCTCGCCCTGCACCTGCACGCGGCGCGGCAGGGGGCGGCGATGGTGCGGGTGCACGCGGTGGCCGAACATGTTCAGGCGCTGCGGGTGCAGGCCGCCCTCGACACGCCGAGACAGGAAACAGGCCCGCTACAATCGCCCGCATGA